DNA sequence from the Mangifera indica cultivar Alphonso chromosome 18, CATAS_Mindica_2.1, whole genome shotgun sequence genome:
AAAGCTATTAGAGCTGAAATTCCTCTACAACTTGTACACTCAGATATTTGCAGTCCTATAAATGTCTGAGCCTTGAGAACTAATCGAGACCATGAATATTTATCTAccgaatttaaggaattattaGTGGAAAAGGAATTATAAGGCAATTAATGATTCCAAGAACTCtacaacaaaatggtgtaatgGAGAGAATTAACCAAACTCTATTAGAAATTGTTAGGTCTATGATGGCAGAAACGAATCTTCCAATTTCGTATTGGGGAGATGTTTTATTGATTGCGACTTATATAATTAACCAAGTGCCCACTAAGTTAGTAACTTCCACTTCTTATGAGTTATAGATAGGTAGAAAACCtaaattaaatatgatgcgCCCTTAGGGGCCTGTTGCATACATTTATGACACAttccataaattcaaaaaattgggACCAAAAGacaagaaatgtatctttataagatactctaAACACTTCAAAGGGTACGTGTTCATAGGAGAAGACTCTGATGGAATAATGactaaaatagaatttaaagatGTGACATTCATAGAAaacaaatttcttaaaaaaggtgatattgataaaagtcttcatctaTATGAGACAGAAGAGGAATGCGGAGAAGGTTCATCTCAACAACCATTAGTTGTATTATAAGAGACGATGTCTTTACCTATTCCAGAAAGTGAGAGCAATAAGGTTGAACTCCAATATATTTCGGATAGTAGGAGCGAAAATCCTTAATTGCATAGGAGCGAACATCCTCGAATCCCTAAAagacatttcaaaattaaaaataaagtttttatgaCTGTTCCTCCTAAAGACGATAAGcctgaaaatatcaaaaaagtttTATCATCCCTTAATAAAGAAAAGTGGCAAGAagcattagaggaagaaatgaaatccatggaaatTAACCAAGTTTAGAGTCTGGTGGACTTATCGCTGGGTCGAAAACCCATTGAACATAAatgaattctcaaaattaaatggaaggTGAATGGCTCAAAAAATAGATACAAAGCTCACCTAATGGCTAAAGGTTATACCCAACAAGAAGGTACAAATCATAAAGAAACTTTTTCGTCTGTTGTGAGGATTGCTTTAATTCGTGTTATTCTAGTTATAGTAGCACACTAAGATGTAGAATTGCATTAGATGGATGTTAAGATAGTTTTTCTCAATGGAGAGCTTGATGAAGAAATCTATATGGACAACCTGTAGGTTTTGTGGTAAAAGGCCAAGAGCGTAAAGTATGCAAGCTCTAAAGATCAATATATGGCCTGAAATAGTCATCAAGACAATTATACTTAAAATTCCATACGacaatattgtcttataattttaagatgttagaacaagacCACTATGTGTATGTgaaaaagtttgatgacaaatttgtaattttatctcattatgTAGATGATGTGCTAATAGTTTGAAGTGATTTGAaatatgtgatgatcattaaaaattggttatccacaaattttgatatgaaagatatggttgaagtagattatattttaggtattaaaatcaAAAAGGATCGTTCTGAGAGACTTTTGGCTTGTCACAAGAACATCATATCCAAAAGATTTTAGAACGATTAAATATGACAAATTGCAAACTCATTGATAATCCTATGTCAAAAGGCGATTTGTTGAGCCAAGATTTTTGTCCAAAagctcaaaacaaaaaaaaaagaaatatccCTGGTACCTTATTCAAGTGTGGTTAGAAGTTTCATATACACAATGATATGTACTTGCGCCGATATATGCTTCACTATCGAGTTGGTTAGTTAATATCAATCGAATCCAAAAAGGAAACACTAGAAGGTTGTCAAAATGATATTAAGATATCTGAAAAGTACTATGGAAAAGATTTGCGTATTGTTGGCTATTCGGATGCCGACTAGGATAGTGATTTAGCCCAACGCAAATCAACTTCTAGTTATGTTGTCTTACTCCAATTGAGTAGTAAGAAACAAACATGCATAGTCTTGTCCACAATGGAAGTAGAATTTATAGCATGTTCTGTAACTATGCAAGAGGtcatttggttgaaaagatattttgagaatttgggtgtACTGGAAGTAGTAGTTGATCATATAATTGtgcattgtgataatcaagctgcaATAGCTTTCATAAGAGATTTCAAATTCTATAATAGAACTAAACATATCAACATTAGATGTAACTTTATTAGACACATCATTTCGAAGAAGAAAGTGATGGTAcaatatattttgataagtAATATGGTTATTGATCCTTTAACCAAACCGATTTTAAGATATGTATATGTTACACATATTAAGTCTCTTGGTTTgcgtaaaatataataaatgacttgttaaatatatattgtacttgtaacacaacgttagaacatcaaataatttgaatttattttattcatatgttTGAAATCttgatgtttatttatatatacattactttttgaaaactcatcaagatgataatgtcacaTAAGTTTGATTGGCTTTCTCACACGAGCAATTGCTTTTAACGTTGAGAAGAGTGTccaaagatgagacatatttcttgagaTTGATACCGTTGAGAAAGCAAACTTAGAAGATGAGAGTTGCCTAAGAAACGAATTATTTGATATGTCACATTGACAATTTATCAATATGAGGTCatgatttgatgaatttgaaaatgaccaatttggattccccacatccaaataacttgtgaatgtcagatgTAAGTTCTTAATATATAGTGATACCTACAAGATTAGAGAGATGATGAAGAACTTGGGTAAGACATTGAGTATAGCGCTGAACTAAGATTTGTACAATATTGGTAataacattttgaaaagatacgcagtatagcacatgattcatatcaTGTGTGTATAAGTTAGACGACCATATGagtaaaatcatttttcttatagCACATGAtccatcatttttcttttcacctATAAGAAATCTATACATAAAATAAGAAAGTAAAATCAAGTAAAGTGTATTATGGATTCTCATAGGAGTGTATTAAATCACCGATCATCGTCGGAGTTTCAGATTTCTAAACCGAATATACTTTTCTATAATCTTAGACCTTTCAATTTTCacatacattaattaaaaactaggatattattatcctaaaaaaatacttataaaattataataaataaaattaataataatattatcttttatattattgattatatcatctttaataatgatatattatcataatattttattaattataaaataaataaaataatatcataacaaaaatatattacccAAATACTCTTTTCCCTCCAAACCAAACTCAATACAGATTGAAACCGTGGGAGAAAGCGATGTGTCAGAGTCGTGTTGAAGATGGTtaagttacaaatataataaaatttgtaaatcagAAAAAGCTCATTTGATTTGAACTTTCACCTCACTCACTTTGAATTTCGAGATATGCGCTTCTCGTCATTTATCGCTCTCTTTTTGTATACATATTCACCTGGACAAGACAAAATGTAAAAGCAAATATATAACCAAAGTCCATGCACATACGTTTCACATTTCACAAAAGGATTGAACATATTATTTAGTatccattatttatatatgtaatattatctttatcttttaatattaaatttgatatatattttcaattatactCTTGTTTTCTTTGAGATTCTTCTAAGTTTGAGGTATGGTTATAAAAATGGGATGAAACTAGACGATTCAACTGGTAAAACCATCACTTACTAGTAAAAAAAGTTTTGATTAATTCGAAAAccatttttaaagttaattagactggatttgataaaaaaaactGTTTTAATCCATGCAGGATAAAAAggatgaatttaaaaaaaatatattattgtaatttgaaCTAGAaactttatctattaattttgaatataaatacatacacacacaaaatcaatttaagtttattttgatattaaaataattcagattatatattaaataataaataatataaaattattttaaatattatttttaaattattaactaaTTCAATCATCagttaaataatttgatcattGGATAGATCAAATcatttgatctaattttaaaaacattggtttGTGAAGTATGATTGAGTTGGGTTGTTGAAAAATCAAGCAAAGAATGATAATTATTAAGATTACAACACCAGAAACACCCATCTTATAAgttataatctcattttttgatAGGATTACTGCCTCGGTGGCTTGGAGGCCAACTCTCCCTTATTTTCATTTGAGGAATCAATTGTATCACTCGTCACAGTCGGTTTTTAAGATtgaatctaataaaatatatctagcAATATTTAAACACTATTCTCTTCTTGTACTATGTATAAGTGTATTACTATTTTATCACGTGGATAGAAAATGCCTCCAAAATGATTACAATTTCATGGAAAATGGGTTGAAGTTTTGAACTATTAGGTATTGAATTATCGAGGCACCGTCCATGGAATTTGGACTAAATACGTTTTCACAAAGGGTAAATAATAATCTTTATTAAACCgtccaaattttcatttgtttctacCACATTACTTTTGAGTCAATTCaattagtttatattattatattctatCGTCCCTACAACCAATGTGATTTAATAATTGTACAAATAAATGTCCCAAAATTACAAGAATATCCCTGCAAACAATTGATAAATACAAATACCTTTCCATTATCTTTGAAAAAGCTGAACACTTATTACTGTATTAAATTAGAAGAAAGAGTATTTTAGATCCTACTCCAATTTCATGTGCTGATCATTTGTCAAGATGGGTGTAGACAAGATGGGTTCCCTATGTCAATTTCCAttgcattaatttattttctttttcaaaaaagggccaaaatttcttcttttgaaGAGTTTTCATAGAGCAtataatggaaaattaattaaaatagatataaaatttattatataaacctttttcgataaaatttttataattttacttttttaaataaaccttattttctattttaacaatactttttatcttatttctttctatatagattagtttttatcaaaaaaatattttatttttgagaatatacagattaagtttaatttttctataattattaagatttatagataaaaaacatattaatttctaatgtaataattgatatttatatacctttagaaaataatgaatataactATACAAAGAGTGCGTGTGGGTTATGCATAGGTGCTAAAGGTGTGTGTTCTTTTGGAAGGGTGCAAAAATTAGGGAAaggtgtgtgtttttttttgaaaaggtgtgaaaatgtgtgaaatagtgtaaaaatatatgaaagtgtAAAGGAGtacgtgaaaatataaaagggtaCATGAAACTGTAAATGGGTGCATGAAACTATGGAGTGCATAAAAATGTGAAGggatgcgtgaaaatgtgaagagttgtatgaaaatacaaatgagtggataaaaatataaatagttgtGTAAAAATACACAAtgagtgtgtgaaaatacaaattgatacgtagaatataaaaatgatgtgggagaatataaaaaatatatattatatattatatattatattaataatataatatataatttatcatatatataaatatatatttattatatatatatatatatatatatatatatatatatatatatatatatatatatatatatatatatatatatataagtgtttgTGGAAATGCAAACGCATTTTTACGCAcctctttatatataatataaattatattatattatataatatattattattatgcatttatttatatctgtttatatttttacgtatctgtttgtatttttatgtatttgtttatatttttatgtactagtttatattttcacacacctctttatatttttatgcatttgtatatattttcacacacttggttgtatttttatgtatccgtttatattttcacgtatttatttatattttttcgcacttgtttgtattttcacgcacctgtttatattttcacgcacccctttacattttcatgcatctttcatatttttacacattttttcacatttttatacACCTTTTTACAGTTTCATGCACTTATTCATAGTTTTACgcactcttttatatttttacacaccttttcatatttttctgtACCCCTTCATAGTTTCACACACCCTTTCACACTTTCGTATATTTTTGCACCATTTTCGCGcccttttgaaaaaaaacacACCCTTTTGCATAATTTTCACACCTTTTTGAAAAAACGTGCACCATTTCTCTAATTTTCGCATCATTTCAAAAGAACACACACTTTAGCATCCACATGTACTCTCTGTGtagttatgttcatcattttttaaaaagtatataaatatcaactattacatcaaaaattaatctgtttttaatatataaatctttacaattacagaaaaattaaatttaatctatatactctcaaaaataaaattttttttgataaaagttaatctaaatagaaaaaaataagatagaAAGATATcgttagaataaaaaataaagtttagttaaaaaaataaaactataaaaattttatcaaaaaaaatttacatgatAAATTCTGTgtccattttaattaatttcccgcATATAATTCGTGATACGCTGACACGCATTGAAATTGCGCGTTCCTTTTTCCCTTGAAAGGGTTGGAAGAAGGAGATGAAATTGCAGACGCATTGACATTCCTCGCCAATAATATCAGAGAGCTCACGGATACTTTGGCTTTTGATAGCCAAGCTTGAGGAATATGTCTAGAGCTCGGTGATCTTCATGGCCTCTTCATCCTGAGTCAGCATCGCTTTTGGCATCAGATGGCCCTAGGTAAGGTTACATATacgtagggctggactcgagtcGAGTCagttcgagttcgagctcggcttggctcggttcgagtccgAAACCagtcgggctctgctcggctcgatcgagttCGAGCTGAGCTCTAGCTGgttcggtatatttttttaaaaaattttttatacaaaataacgtcgttttgatcgacatatatatacaaaacggtgccgttttgacatgaaaaataagtcgagccgagccgagccgagccgagccgaaaatgagtcgaaccgagtttggctcgaatcgagctcgagccgaacttgagcctaccattaaaaaaccgagccgagctcgagctcggtttggctcgaatccaaccctacatatacgtatataaataaatatatttttatatatattattaaataattaaatattattttatttttaatttaaaaatatttaattatataaaaaatatatataaatatatatttatttatgttttaaaataaatatatatatttttattacgattatctttttataaaaataatattataaaaataatttttatgtataattatatatataaatatttatatattattatataattaaatattttattatttttaatttttaattatataataatggattattatttatatattatagtagtaacattaatctttttatatatgtgtttttcTTTCTCCACGGATCCAACTCTTCCCTTTCTCTGCATCAACATATCAATCAAACCCTAAAGCACGAACTGGaaagtgaaaattttcatctttcaaacaaaataagaaataaattttgagaGGAAAGGTACGTTTTTTCCTTAAATTGAAAGCGATTGTCAACTCTCCATCAGTCTTAGAGCAATTGCAATGCTAATGTTGTGTTATTTAGttctatttttgaatatttttcgATAGATTCTTATCCATAAAAACCATGATTTCGAATCCAAATCTTGTTTTTTATGCATGCATTGCAAAAGGGTCAATAATTCTTGGGGAGTTCTTGCCAAGAGAACGAGGCATAAGTGAAGTTTTAGCTCAACAATGTGTTGAGAGGACCCCACCACACCATTCGATGTTCTCTCAAACGTTGTCTAATCGAACGTGTACTTTTTTAATCAATGACCCTTTTACTTATTTTGGGATATTTGATGAGAATATTCAAAAATCAGAGTTGCTTGGCTTCTTGAATGGTATTAAATCATCTTTTGAGGAGATATTTGCTCGAGGGTCGGTGTTGGATTTTGATAATATGACTAGCCGTTGTTTGCAATCTCAGTTTGATGCGGTTTTTTGTGAGTCAATGGGGTTGGATTTAGAGTTTTTGAATTCTTCGAGAAGTGGGTCGAAAGATGATCTAAATTCGAGTTTGGATTTCTCTAGAGGGAGGATGGTGGGGGCTCCGTTGCCTGGGACGCCAAAagggttgaagaagaagaagagggcgAGTGCTGAGAGAGGTGGTAGTGACGGGAATGCCAAAGATGTTAATGGGGAGAAGAAGGTTGATGTGTATGATGATGTGTTAACACAGAAGAATGTGTTGTTTGCAGTCGATCGTCAAAAGGCTAAACAAATATGGAAAAAACATGTTTGGGTTGTCTTGGCGCTGGACTTGGTTATATGTGTTTTTCTATTTGGGATTTGGTTGTTGGTCTGCCGGGGCTTTCAATGTATTGATGGTTGAGTTTGTTTATTTTGGGATCTGTTTTCCTTGTATATGAGTGATAGTGCTTTCAAGTTGATGGAGAATTCTACATGTGTGACAAAGAGGATGAGCGCTTTTGAGAAGAATAACTTACCTATATATATGGGGTTTATAAGAGGAAATGGTGTCAATGAGTTTTCAGGATGTGTTTTCTGTTTCTACTGGTAATTTTCTTAGTTTCTTTCATCAATTGTTAGTTTGTACTTTTTTCGGGACAAGTCATAGAGCTTCTATTTTACAAATCTCGACTTGCACATTTACTTGTAATATGTTCAACTGTGTATACCTTTTTACTACAGATAAAACTTGTGCAGGCATTGGCTTCAATgtttctcttgtttggttttctTTAGATTTATTGCTTTTGCTTATAAGTTTATCTCTGGGGCATCATTATAAATGCTTTCTTCTTTCATGTATATTTTACACTTAGTTCTATTTGTGGTTCATTCATGGgaaatgaaaaaacatatatCGTAAAGATCATAGTATAGCTTTTCAttgttcaaatatttattttatttataaagaatgGATTGATCCAAtatttccatttaaatttaatgttgCATGATTGTCATTGGACATTAAAGTGTTCAAACCTTTTGTGCATGGTTTGATGCAGAAATCTTTCATAAATTCCTTTCCTTCCATGTGTTCTCTCTCTTAACTAAAAGTTCTTTAGTACTCGTTGGTACTTGAGAGTTGGTACTTGTTGAATGAATGGGTAGGAAGAAGAAACTTACATATTTTTGTTTCAGACACTATCGTAAAGATCTACCATCAAAAAAATCGAAATCTCGAGATCAACTAGAGTCAAAATTAGTTGTTTATGAGAATACTAGATGGCCTGAAAAATTCAACCTTTCAGATTTAGCTACTGGTTGTTTCATTTTGGTATTAGCACTTGTTAGAATTTATAGGCCCTTTAAATTTGGAATGTGgatcaacatttttttaattatgggtTTGGGGGCttcaattgttaaaatgatataaaaagatCTAACTTGAATACCATTTACATTATATACTCTttcatctttatattttattactagtgTGTgacttatatattttaagagaTAGTATTGGCTGTCGATTAACAGAATTGTAGTTCTTACGTTTTATGATTGCCCTACTATGTTTATGATTTGCATGAGAGAGGATTGATTGTTTCATATGACAGCTTTTATGAATGAAATTGGTTGAAAGCTTTATAATCAAACTAGAGTAACAAGTGAATCATGTGCTAGAAAAGTTGCTTGTGCAGCTGAGACAGATTGACAATGCAGTAATCCAAATGAAGACGTAATGCAGGTTAGAAATGATACATTTATACATCTTTTCCCAGAAAGTTGAGTTCTTGAATGTTGGTCCAAGGACTTTATTATGTAACATTTAATTGCTGGGAATTTTGATTGTTTCTTCATATTGAGGTTAATAGTCTTTTATTCCCAGAAAGTGGTTGATGTTCTGTTAAACAAATAGCTGTACCATTATTATAGGGAGGAATGACCCTGCCCTTTGAAACGATAACGGTGAtagtttattcttaattttccTGAATTTCATGTTTCATGTCTGGCTAGTATTGAAATTTGATGCAAGAGCTTGCAGAGTTTCAAGTGTGTGAAGTGGAATTTTCACTGCAAAAATTTAATGCAATGGGCAATTTATTTTAGCAAAATTATTGTGCTAAGCTCCAAATGACTTCTTGTATTAGGTATACTCCTCTGTAATGATCAATGGAGACATAATGTCAATCTCTCTAAAAATCTCTTTATAGCAAGGGTAATACAGAGGCTAAAAGTACCGTTGATTTGTGCTCTATTTCACGTATTCCTCCCAAAGCAACTTGCACATTCTAAGTTACAAAATGTTGAATTGAAACTTCACTTTATCTTCAGATCCAGACATTCTGATGGGAATCTTGTACTAAACCAAGCGacttaaatgacaaaaaagtgCCATGCTTTAAGTTAATCCCGTTTAAGAGAAGTAACACTTAAAAAATACTTGATTGGAACATATTTTTGAGAACTACATGACAAAACTTGAATTATTCTGATCTCAAATCTTCATACAATACATGATATGGTTTGTTCACACCAGACCAACAAAAAATGTAAGACCAAcatctataaataataaactaaaGGAAAAAAGGGTCCTTGAAAGAAGAAAGCATCACATAAATCTGGAAACAAATTCAGGATCCGAGCTTTACCCGCAGGGTGTGAGTTTCTTACTGCCTACACCTTGAGGATTATAATCTTTTGGGTAATTGGATAGgggatttaaaatttttctttttaatttatcttgtattatttatttttagtaatattttaatattaacagtgatataatagataatataattattaatttcattttaaatattaaaagagtaTTAATGTACTATTTTATAATTACTTTGATGAATGAGTAAtatgaagttttttttaattatattttcaaccTACTTTGACCAAATTCCACTATAAAAAAatagcaatgttatgtgtacccatttttagtacataattcatgtacatagtgatgtgtcatcatataattaggtgattttaaaacatatgtcatcatatgataaagaaacatctaatcacataataacacattatttatgtacacaaattgtataccaaaaatgggtatacatagttttattgtaaaaaaatggaATGGTAATGGTAACTGAATGCACCAATTTACACATAAATATTGGTAACGCTGAAttggaaaaagagagaaatcattaaattttggccaaaggactgtttttcatccaagtttcaaaaacctaatcacctaatcataaattaacatctattagaattttttattagaggtaagagtaaaactgttattttacctttcatattaaaaaatatataattaatctgaTTCCCCcacaatttttgaaaagtaacatttctcctcaacctcaaactttgaaaaagtgacatttcaccCCCACAAACATTTGGTTTTCTTCTCTTCGACAATGTTGACTACACAGCGATGGAAGGGGCCACCATTCTCCTCTCTCTGCCACCGTTGATTATGTCCTACGACAGACGAAGAATGATCGAGGTCAAAAATAGTAGATGAAGCCTCAATTCTCCAGTGACAGAAGCAACGACGTGACAAAGCCTCAAGTCTCCAACATCAACTTTGTTTTCTGTC
Encoded proteins:
- the LOC123201520 gene encoding phytolongin Phyl2.2-like, with translation MISNPNLVFYACIAKGSIILGEFLPRERGISEVLAQQCVERTPPHHSMFSQTLSNRTCTFLINDPFTYFGIFDENIQKSELLGFLNGIKSSFEEIFARGSVLDFDNMTSRCLQSQFDAVFCESMGLDLEFLNSSRSGSKDDLNSSLDFSRGRMVGAPLPGTPKGLKKKKRASAERGGSDGNAKDVNGEKKVDVYDDVLTQKNVLFAVDRQKAKQIWKKHVWVVLALDLVICVFLFGIWLLVCRGFQCIDG